The nucleotide sequence GCGCCGACGAACCAGGGCGAATCCCCGCCGCCCACCCCGGTGCCCGCGCTGGCGTCCACCAGGAAGTACTTGCCGACCGGAACCGTCCCCCCGGCGTCGAGCACGTTCTGGGGAGACGACTGCTGCGAAGCCACCACGTACCATTCGGCGAACGCGTCGAGTTTGCGGAGCGGAGCAAAACCGAGCGACAGAGAAGCGCCGGTGGTCCACTCGCGTTCGCCCGTCTCGTCGTCGTTGCCGAGAAGCACGTTCGCGCTCGCGTCGAGAATTCCGAAATCGTGCTCGGCGGCGAGCGTGGCGTTGTAGCCCGCGCCGCTGCTCTTGAACGCCTTGGATCCGCTCGGCAAGTCGACGTCGGCGATCAGACCGAGCCGGGGAGCCGGGCCTCGCCCTTCGGACAGCAAGAACTTGGCACCGAATCCCGCGTCACCGAACCCGCTGTCGAGACGCGGGCCGGGCTCCCCTCTCAGCCACGAGGGGATCTCGCCTCGCAGCTCCATGCGCTGGGCGATCCCCCATCTCAGGACGGCGAGCCCGTACGAGTCTCGTCTGTCGCTGGCGGTGTGCTCCTGCGCCCAGCCCATCTCGATCTGCGCCGCGTGCACGGGAACCGGGTCGGGACCGTTGGTGAAGTCGGGCCGATCCGCCTGGATGCCCTCGTCCTGCGCGTGCGCGGACACCGCGGCCAGCGCGAATGCGCACGCGGGCGCGAAAGCAAGAAAGGATCTCGAGCGCAGATTCATTTCTGACCGGCCCCCGACCGAGGTGAAGGACCACAACCCTAATTAGCCTAGACTAATTATCGACTTTGTCGAGGCTAATTTCCAGCGGCATTCCCGGCCGGCGGCCGAAGCCGCGCAAGCGAGCGGCGGCCGACCCGATCGGGCGAATCGGAGCCGCGGATCGCGAGTTCCCGGCCCTCCGGCAGACCGGGGAGCGGCCTTGGTGCGAGGGTCCCGATTCGGCTAATCTCCGCCGGCTTTTTCCGCCCCCGGAGAACCCGCCGCATGCCTCAAATGACCATGGTGCAGGCGATTCAGGACGCGCTGCGGCTCGCGCTGCGCGAGGATCCCCGCGTCATGATCCTGGGCGAGGACGTCGGCAAGAACGGCGGCGTGTTCCGGGTCACCGAGGGCCTGCAGGCCGAGTTCGGCGAAGCGCGGGTCGCGGACACCCCGCTCGCCGAGAACGGCATCGTGGGCGCCGCCATCGGCCTCGCGCTCTACGGCATGCGTCCGATCGCCGAGATCCAGTTCGTGGACTTCATCTACCCGGCGTTCGACCAGATCGTCTCCGAGCTGGCCAAGATGCGCTGGCGCTCGGCCGGACAGTATTCGTGCCCGGTGATCGTGCGCGCGCCCTACGGCGGCGGCATCAAGGGCGGCCTTTATCACTCGCAGAGCCCCGAGGCCTACTTCTGCCACACGGCGGGACTCAAGGTGGTGATCCCCTCGACCCCAGCCGACGCCAAGGGCCTGCTGCTCGCCGCCCTGCAGGGCGAAGATCCGGTGATCTTCCTCGAGCCCAAGCGACTCTATCGAAGCGTCAAGGAGGAGGTCGCGGAAGGCGCATTCACCACGCCGCTCTCCAGGGCGCGAAAGGTCCGCGAAGGCGAAAACGTCACGCTGGTGGCCTACGGGGCGATGGTGCCGGTGGCGATGGAGGCCGCGGAGCGTGCCCAGGAACGCGGCTGGTCGGTCGAGGTGCTCGATCTGCGCACGCTGCTGCCGCTCGACAGCGAAGCGCTGCTCGAGAGCGTGCGGCGCACGGGCCGCGCCGTGATCCTGCACGAGGCGCCGCGTACCTGCGGCTACGGCGCCGAGCTGGTGGCCCAGATCGCCGAGCAGGCGCTGACTTCGCTGCAGGCGCCGGTGCTGCGCGTGACCGGTTACGATACGCCGTTCCCCTACACGCTCGAACACTCGTATCTGCCCGACGCGCCGCGCGTGATGCGCGCGCTCGAGCACGTGATGAGCTATTGAGGACGCGATGCCATTCGACGTGAAGCTGCCCGACATTGGCGAAGGAATCGCCGAGGGCGAGATCGTGCGCTGGATGGTCGCGGTGGGTGAGGCGGTGAGGGAGGATCAGCCGCTGGTCGAGGTGATGACCGACAAGGCCACGGTCGAGATTCCTTCGCCGCGCACCGGCACGATCGCAGCGCTCCACGCCGAGGCGGGGAGCGTCGTTCCAGTTGGAAGCGTGATCGTGAGCATCGCGGTCGCGGGCGAGGCGGCGGCCGGCGCGTCGGCCGTGCCGGCAGCAGCGAGCAGCGGTGTCCACGCGGCCGCCGCCGCGGTCGCGACCCCGGTGGTCGGCGCGCCGGCCAGCGCGCCCG is from Candidatus Sulfotelmatobacter sp. and encodes:
- a CDS encoding transporter → MNLRSRSFLAFAPACAFALAAVSAHAQDEGIQADRPDFTNGPDPVPVHAAQIEMGWAQEHTASDRRDSYGLAVLRWGIAQRMELRGEIPSWLRGEPGPRLDSGFGDAGFGAKFLLSEGRGPAPRLGLIADVDLPSGSKAFKSSGAGYNATLAAEHDFGILDASANVLLGNDDETGEREWTTGASLSLGFAPLRKLDAFAEWYVVASQQSSPQNVLDAGGTVPVGKYFLVDASAGTGVGGGDSPWFVGAGGTWRW
- a CDS encoding alpha-ketoacid dehydrogenase subunit beta, with the translated sequence MPQMTMVQAIQDALRLALREDPRVMILGEDVGKNGGVFRVTEGLQAEFGEARVADTPLAENGIVGAAIGLALYGMRPIAEIQFVDFIYPAFDQIVSELAKMRWRSAGQYSCPVIVRAPYGGGIKGGLYHSQSPEAYFCHTAGLKVVIPSTPADAKGLLLAALQGEDPVIFLEPKRLYRSVKEEVAEGAFTTPLSRARKVREGENVTLVAYGAMVPVAMEAAERAQERGWSVEVLDLRTLLPLDSEALLESVRRTGRAVILHEAPRTCGYGAELVAQIAEQALTSLQAPVLRVTGYDTPFPYTLEHSYLPDAPRVMRALEHVMSY